In Lonchura striata isolate bLonStr1 chromosome 3, bLonStr1.mat, whole genome shotgun sequence, the sequence GTCCTTGGTGGGCGgaggccagggctgccctgcagtGAGGAAGGCactcagagctgtgcagcacacgCACACTCACAGCACTGGGCCCCTGGAGGGACATGACCCTGCCAAGGAAGGCTCTAGAAGAACCCCTCTGAAAGGTCAGCACCGTGCTTGGCCTTCCCGCCTGGATCCTGAAGAATGCCCCAGGTCTGGTACCCCAGAGCCAGATTACCCAAACAGACTGGGGTGAACCTCCCAGACCACAcactctgcagcctctgcagcaccagccttggccagcagcaggatctgcagctctgcaggacattCCCATGCAccctgggactgggctgtgcACCACAAGGGACAAGCTGAAATATCCTGCTGAAATGAGGCATGAACTGCCAGGAACAGGGACCATGCAGGGCACTTCTCCCACAGAACTGAACAGCCCAGGGTaactcagcagccaggacagcagtCCTGCTCCAGAGAGGGACAGGACCAAGACAGGGAGCTGGCCACATGCATCAGCCACAGTGTGGGATGTGTCACATAGAGCCCAGAGCTGTGACAGGCCCTAAGGAGCTGAGCACAGCCTCTGCAGcgctggagaggagcagctaCGCTCAGGCACCTCAGCAAAGCTCGGCCAGCAGGGACACGGAGGCAGTAAGACTTGGAACCCAGGGGGTGCCAGCAGACCCCCTAGCCCGAacaggcccctgtgcagcctgggcCCCACGTACCTGACTGTAATCTCCCGCTGGGTGGTGGAGAGGTCACCGGCGCAGCACAGGGGAACAGGAAGGACACCCTGTCAGTCACTCACAGGCCAGCACAGCCACCACAACAGCCTACATGGctccccaccctcctcccccgTGCCCACTTCACAGATCAGCTTCCCAAGCACCGTGCTGGGGCCTTCTGAGAAGAGACAAGTGATGTCAAGAGCCCCCTCAGGTGCTCCAAGAGCACAGGTCTGTGTGCAGCCATGTCCTGCCTTCTACGTGCAggaccctcctcctcctcacccctgGCTCACCTTTTCCAGCTGGCTGTGCACATGCTGCACAATGAGGTCCAGTGCcacgaagttttccccacctgaGAGTGGAGCAGAGGAGGCAGATGGGGTGGACGCTGACCCActcctgccccacagcacccacTCCCAAAGCCAGGGTCAGCTCTGGCCTCACCCCTGGGCACCACGATGTCGGCAACCTGCACGGTGGGCTCGATGTACTGCTCGAAGGCTGGCTTCACAAACTTGTTGTACTGCTTGATGACCCCTGCAACATCGCGCCCGCGCTCCATGATGTCGCGCTGCAGCCGCCGCACCAGACGGATGTCGGAGTCCGTGTCCACAAACACTTTCATGTCCAGGAGCTGGAAAACTGGGAGGGGTGAGCACCCCCTATGCAGCTCTCATCACACCTGTGTTATTcccctccaccaccctgcagTGGCACCCAGCATCCCCTCCCTGAGGCCTCTGACACGTAGCGCTCTGTCACAAGCATGGTAACCTCTCCCTCCACAACCCCCACTGCTGCAGTGGCACCCAGGGCCagtgcctgtcctgctgcagcacatccccttGGGACCAGCAGACACCTGAGGCAGCGATACCTTGAGCAGCTCCTTGTTGGCGAAGGCCAGGATCCCTTCAAACACAATGACGTTGGCCCCATACACTGTTTTCTGCAGGCAGACAGGAGCTGGGTTTGTCCTATTTCTCTCACATGCCACGGCAGCACCAACACAGACAGAGCACTGTCCCCCTGGGGTCTCACCATTGTGTTGGGGCTCCCCATAACTGTCCTGCAGCATCCAATGATTTGGAGCCATAGTTCATCCCTGTGCATGATGCTTCAGTCCAGGACAGACCCTAAACCTTGCTCTAGATCCCAAGGCTCTGCTCAATGCTGTCCTCCTAGTACCTCTCCACACTGAGTCCCTCCCTCATATCTGCACTGGCCTGTTTGCACATTCACCCAGAGTCTCCCCAGAATTAatcccctgctcccagtgacccccagctgtcccctcccttTACcttccaggccctgcagggcccAGAGGGGCTCCCCTTTCCCGGGACCCTGCCAGCCCGGGCCGGCCCCTGCGGCACCCACCCACTCGCGGCGCCGGCTGTGTGTGGTGAAGTCGTACACCGGCACCTTCACGCTCTTGCCCTTCTTGAGTTTGCGCAGGACACTGACAAGCAGCTCGAAGTCAAAGGCATCGGGGTGGTCGAAGTTGTAGTCGCTGCGGGCTGCCAGCGCCTGCTGCCCCTCATCCAGCACCTGCAGGCACCGGCACGGCTCAGCGCCGTGCAGGaggcccggcccggggccagcAGCGAGCACTGCTCGGGATCCCGGCATCCACAGGCACcgcagccctgcccggggccgATCCCgggagcaccagcagcacccagcgGTACACGGAACCGCGAGTGCCGGCACAGCTCAGCGCCCACCCGTCCCGCACCTTGTAGAAGGAGTCCATGGAGAGCAGCACGACCCAGGGCACGTCCAGCGCCTCGATGATCCGCGTCGCCACCGTGGTCTTACCGGAGGCGCTGCCGCCGCACAGGCctgcggggagcggcgggggcacCGCCCCGGCCCGGATCCGTCACGGACCCGGATCCGGCTGCAGcccggccccagcccctcctcggCCGCTCCTCGGGGATTCGTTCCACGATTTCCGACTGCAGCCCGGCCCTGGTCCCGGTCCGGcctccatcccctccccagcccgGTCTCGGCTCCGGCTCCATCCCCTCCCCGGCGCCGTCCCACCGCTCACCGATGACAAAGGCCTCATCTACGGGCGCGCCGGTCTCGCTGTACCAGGGCGGCCGCCCGGCCGTGTAGATGGTCCGTTTGCTGGTGCGCAGCAGCGGCGGCTCCGGCTTGCACTGGCTGGCGGTGCGGCGCCGTGGGGCCGCGGCGGGCGCCAGCGGCAGGCGGCTGAGCAGCGAGCCcagcgggccggggccggggccgcgctccggccccgccgccccccgccgctcctccgcgcccgccgccgccatcgccGCGCGGCCGCGGGGGCTGCCGGGACGGCTCGGGCGGTGCGCGGCGCGGGGAACaggccccgccccggccggaGCCCCGCCCCGGCGGGACCCGCCCCCGAGTGCGGCCACGCCCTCTGAGGCCACGCCCCAGCACAGGCACCGCCCATAACCGAGCCCCGCTCGTCTTCTAGACCCCGCCCCTGACCTAGGCCCCGCCCCTGAGCGCTGGGCTCACCCGGGCCGGGCTcacctggggctcacctggggctcACCCGCGCTGAGCTCACCCgcagagccctccctgcaggtgtcACACCAGCGATCCCCGGGCCCgctctgctctgggctcagcagctgcagctccctcagccttacCCCGGCAGAGgcgctgcagccctgcagcaccgCAGGCTGCTTGGCGGGCTGTCCCCagcttgtccctgtccctcgtGTCCTGGGGGGACAGCGCTGGGCCCCGTGCCTCGGGGTGGTGTTCAGGACACGCCAAGGGTGCGTTGTTGGTTCATAGTCTACCGCGGATGTCTCCCAGGACCCCTGGAGCCTTTTCTGCGGTTGCCCCCTACCCGTCCTGAGATCGTTCCTCCCCGCTCAGGACCCGGCACTGCCCAGTGCCGACCCTACCCAGGCTCCTGCCCCCGTCTCTGCAGCACATCCCGAATCTCTCCGCATTACGGAGCAGCACGGTCGGTGCCATCTGTCACCGTGCTGAGCGTGCTCTGCCTGGCTTCCAGGTCCCTAAAGGCGGCGATAGACGGGACTGGACTCAGCACTAACCCCGGGGTACACTGCTCATTACCGGCCGCTGAACACCCTGCTCTGGGCTCGGCCATACAGCCCCGGTCCAACGCAGCCGCTCCCGACTCTTCCAGCCCATGCTCCCAACACTTCTGCCGTTGGATCCCAAGAGGTACAGCGCCACAAGCCTTCCTGCAGCCTGGGCAGACACTGTCCCCTGAACTCCCCTGGTTCACCGGCTCCGGCATTGCACCGCGGAAGGTGATCCGAACGGTCAGGCACGATCCCCATCGGTGCCGGCTTCTCTCCAGCTCCCGTCCAGTCTGTCCTTTCCCGTCCTCAGACGGCGTTCAGGATCAGCTGTGCCGTCacctgcccagggacaggaggtgaGGCTGAGCTTCCCCGGTGACAGCAGCGTCCCTTACACACAGCTCCCGGAGATCCATTGGACCGCGACACCGGAGCGGCCCCTCGCACCCAGCCGCGACCACCCCCGAGCCCGGAACGGCGGCGCCGCGGGAGGGACCACCGGCGCGTGGGCGGGCCCGGCGGCTGGGGCGGAGTCACGGCAGGGGCGGGGCTCGGCGGTGCCGGTGTCGGCGGTGCCGGTGTCCGCGGTGCCGGTGTCCGCGGTGCCGCTCGCTCCCGGGATGGAGCCCCCGACCGACGCCGAGAGCGCCCGCCTGGTCAGcccgcggggcggccgcgccgaCGGCAGCCTGCGCCTCAAGAGGTACCGCCGGCACCGGCAATCATCGCCCCGGCATCCATCACCAGCACCCATCGCCCTGACATCCCATCACCCCGGCACCCCCGCCACCGCCAGCACAACTCCATCACCGGCGCCTCCGGCACCGACGGCACTTCCATCACCGGCGCTCCCATCACCGGCACCTCCATCGCCCCGGCACCTCTGACACTCCAGTCACCACCCTGGCACTTCCATCAGCACCAGCACACCATCGTCCCGACAACCCCATTACCGGCGCTAGTACTCCCATTACATACATCGGCACCCCCATTACCCTGGCATCACCACCCCCCGCACCCCATCACCTCCCCGGGGCCCCGGCAATTCCTTGCACCGCCACCTCCATTATCTCCCGCATCTGCCACCCTCGGTCCTCCCGCGCCCGCGCTGCCGCCACCTGCTTGCCCCCATCGCCCTCAGCTCCTCCGGCACCCGCAAGCCCCCGGCACGTCGCGCTCCGCGCAGCTCCCACCCCCGACACCGGCACCCCCGGCACGTCCCTTCCCGCCCGCCCCCGTGCCTTCATCCATCCGAACGGACACCGGCAACTCCGCAGTCCCCGCGCCAGCCCTGACCGTCCGCCACTTGCACCGTCACCCCGCCACCGGCACGCTCACCCCGCCACCGGCACCTCCGCTCAAGAGGAACCGGCCCCACCATGCGCCAGCCTCGCTCCCCTTTCGGGTGTCCGTCCCGCACCTATTGGTGCCCGAACGTCACCCACGCACACCGGtaccatccatccatcacccGCCCACACCGGTACCGTTCATCCGTTAGCCCCCGTCCCGGTGGGCTGTCCGCCCCCGCTCCCGCACTGCTGCCCCACGCACCAGGACCTCGGTCCCCGCCGCCCCTTCCCCACGCCCCACGTCTCCGCACCGG encodes:
- the LOC110478489 gene encoding uridine-cytidine kinase-like 1; amino-acid sequence: MAAAGAEERRGAAGPERGPGPGPLGSLLSRLPLAPAAAPRRRTASQCKPEPPLLRTSKRTIYTAGRPPWYSETGAPVDEAFVIGLCGGSASGKTTVATRIIEALDVPWVVLLSMDSFYKVLDEGQQALAARSDYNFDHPDAFDFELLVSVLRKLKKGKSVKVPVYDFTTHSRRREWKTVYGANVIVFEGILAFANKELLKLLDMKVFVDTDSDIRLVRRLQRDIMERGRDVAGVIKQYNKFVKPAFEQYIEPTVQVADIVVPRGGENFVALDLIVQHVHSQLEKREITVRAALASAHQGQPLPKTLSVLESTPQVRGMHTIIRNKDTTRDEFIFYSKRLMRLLIEHALSFLPLKSVTVETPQGTMYEGKRFHRQRITGVSILRAGETMEQALTAVCKDIRLGKILIQTNLDTGEPEVSPAAAWHAAPRHWHVTKRPSFPPQLHYLRLPKEISEDYVILMDSTVSTGAAAMMAVRVLLDHDVQEDRIFLLSLLMAEMGVHSVAYAFPRVHIITTAVDKRVNEEFHIIPGIGNFGDRYFGTDGPSAWCENDSTDC